Proteins encoded within one genomic window of Citricoccus muralis:
- a CDS encoding mechanosensitive ion channel domain-containing protein — MTLVDRLSALPSSGTVSTLLTAAAGEPSSSETLGPTVPQGVQSTGEETIEAVGPVLGLVINVLVAVGIALAVVMVIALVARLVLHRRPETFPRMLRLLVPIAAVLSFLAARIAVSISDQTESWVWMVGFAMLIGLATSVAWLAMRILGIVERQVLSKYGSDGIDDRRDRKVQTQMRLIKRILVAVIIVIAISAVLLSIPSVRALGAGILASAGLISVVAGLAVQSTLTNVFAGVQLAFTDAARVGDVVQVDDVFGNIEDITLSYVVVKIWDGRRVIYPSSYFTTTPFENWTRTGSALSGTIEFDLDWQVPMQPLRARLLALLESTDLWDGRDASMQVTDAVGGMARVRAVVSARNSGDLWDLRCLVREDLVAFIHADHPEALYAVRYNDNDNDDEDELVEASRTDGGGVADSATAPSSDPRDESTDARSMPRIPSGTTGEVPRPGQAPATQPQPTVPGAESTDTEVHRESTGSVPLTVSSEHSSVFTGSISAIERNRDLAGPGDDVYEDRKRQQAENTGELDVVEPSDAAAEDEHDQSTEDEPRRTED, encoded by the coding sequence ATGACGCTTGTTGACCGACTTTCTGCGCTGCCCTCATCAGGTACCGTCTCGACACTGCTCACCGCGGCCGCCGGGGAGCCCAGCTCGTCTGAGACGCTTGGGCCGACCGTCCCCCAAGGGGTGCAATCCACCGGCGAGGAGACCATCGAAGCGGTGGGCCCGGTGCTCGGGCTGGTGATCAATGTGTTGGTGGCGGTAGGTATCGCGCTCGCCGTCGTCATGGTGATTGCCCTGGTGGCGCGGCTGGTGCTGCACCGCCGCCCGGAGACTTTCCCCCGCATGCTGCGCCTGCTGGTGCCGATCGCCGCGGTGCTCAGTTTCCTAGCGGCCCGGATCGCCGTCAGCATCTCCGACCAGACCGAGAGCTGGGTGTGGATGGTCGGCTTCGCGATGTTGATTGGTCTGGCCACCTCGGTAGCGTGGCTGGCCATGCGCATTCTGGGCATCGTGGAGCGCCAGGTGTTGTCCAAGTACGGGTCCGACGGCATTGATGACCGACGTGACCGCAAGGTGCAGACCCAGATGCGGCTGATCAAGCGGATCCTGGTGGCGGTCATCATCGTGATTGCGATTTCCGCGGTGCTGCTCTCCATCCCGTCGGTGCGCGCGCTCGGCGCCGGTATTCTCGCCTCCGCCGGTCTGATCTCGGTGGTGGCCGGCCTGGCCGTGCAGTCCACCCTAACCAACGTGTTCGCCGGTGTGCAGCTGGCCTTCACCGATGCCGCCCGCGTCGGGGACGTGGTGCAGGTCGACGACGTGTTCGGCAATATCGAGGACATCACCCTGTCGTACGTGGTGGTCAAGATTTGGGACGGGCGCCGGGTGATCTACCCCTCCAGCTACTTCACCACCACCCCCTTCGAGAACTGGACCCGTACCGGCTCGGCGCTCTCGGGCACCATCGAGTTTGACCTGGACTGGCAGGTACCGATGCAGCCATTGCGCGCCAGACTCCTGGCGCTCCTGGAATCCACGGACTTGTGGGATGGCCGCGACGCCTCCATGCAGGTCACCGACGCGGTGGGCGGTATGGCCCGCGTCCGCGCGGTGGTCTCCGCCCGGAACTCCGGCGATTTGTGGGATCTGCGCTGCCTGGTGCGCGAGGACCTGGTTGCGTTCATTCACGCCGATCACCCCGAGGCTCTCTACGCGGTGCGCTACAACGACAACGACAACGACGATGAAGACGAGCTGGTCGAGGCCAGCCGGACCGACGGCGGCGGCGTGGCCGACTCAGCTACGGCACCGTCTTCCGACCCCCGGGACGAGTCCACCGATGCTCGTTCGATGCCGCGCATTCCCAGCGGGACCACCGGCGAGGTGCCGCGCCCCGGGCAGGCACCGGCCACCCAGCCTCAGCCCACGGTGCCCGGTGCGGAGTCCACCGATACCGAGGTACACCGTGAGTCCACCGGTTCGGTGCCGTTGACCGTTTCTTCGGAGCACTCCTCGGTGTTCACCGGATCAATCTCCGCCATAGAGCGCAACCGCGACCTGGCCGGACCCGGCGACGACGTCTACGAAGACCGGAAGCGACAGCAGGCCGAGAACACCGGCGAGCTCGACGTGGTGGAGCCCTCCGACGCGGCCGCCGAGGACGAGCACGACCAGAGCACCGAGGACGAGCCGCGCCGTACCGAGGACTGA
- a CDS encoding SDR family NAD(P)-dependent oxidoreductase, with translation MPKQTAPPLAPVDPGTALITGASSGLGEAFARHLAQQGYRLVLTGRSVDALAELAHTLESDYDATVETLPADLSDDEDLQRVVDRLCSPTHPVGFLINNAGIGVAEELHASELDDELAMLRLNVEVPLRLCHAVLPGLLRRGGRILNVSSVAALMPRGTYGASKSWLLAFSEWAHTRYRAEGVHVTALCPGPMRTQFHDRARISLRRRPGWSFTAVDQVALEGIAACQEGRAVHIPGRAARVLSRVSRLAPSGVVERLARTGITATGSVDAASTKRTERTS, from the coding sequence GTGCCGAAGCAGACCGCACCACCGCTGGCGCCCGTGGATCCGGGCACCGCACTGATCACCGGTGCCAGTTCCGGGCTGGGCGAGGCGTTCGCCCGGCACCTGGCGCAGCAGGGCTACCGATTGGTGCTCACCGGACGCTCGGTGGACGCGCTGGCGGAGTTGGCCCACACCCTGGAATCCGACTATGACGCCACGGTGGAGACTCTTCCAGCTGATCTCAGTGACGACGAGGACCTGCAACGGGTGGTGGACCGGTTGTGTTCCCCCACCCACCCGGTGGGGTTCCTGATCAACAATGCCGGCATCGGGGTGGCCGAAGAGCTGCACGCCTCGGAGCTTGACGACGAACTGGCTATGTTGCGGTTGAACGTGGAAGTGCCGTTGCGGCTCTGCCATGCGGTGTTGCCCGGGTTGTTGCGCCGCGGCGGGCGGATTCTGAACGTGTCGTCCGTGGCCGCGCTGATGCCACGCGGCACCTACGGGGCGTCGAAATCCTGGCTGCTGGCGTTCTCCGAGTGGGCGCACACCCGGTACCGGGCCGAGGGCGTGCACGTGACGGCCCTGTGTCCTGGCCCGATGCGCACCCAGTTCCACGACCGTGCCCGGATCAGCCTGAGGCGCCGACCGGGGTGGTCATTCACCGCCGTCGACCAGGTGGCGTTGGAGGGCATTGCCGCCTGTCAGGAGGGTCGGGCCGTACACATTCCGGGCCGGGCGGCGCGGGTGCTCTCCCGGGTGTCGCGGCTGGCGCCGTCGGGTGTGGTCGAACGTCTGGCCCGCACCGGCATCACCGCTACGGGTTCAGTGGACGCTGCTTCGACGAAAAGAACTGAGAGGACATCATGA
- a CDS encoding MFS transporter, with translation MSETSSAPSRAHSPWAGFTVCASVAILTILDLVKVNVILTPLQSTLGATTTQTQLIVAGYVLAFGITLVPAGRLGDQWNRKAMFLLGLTLFTVASLASALAPTADALVVARIIQGLAAGVLMPQVLGMIQTLFQGRQRGQAFGIFGASIGFGTAFGPTIGGLFIGTLGPELGWRWTFGMNVPLALIIVPLAIRLLPGRQARDRSARDSARDLDLVGVSLLAATVLLVMLPFVLTTGTDQDAPARWFLLLAGAALAAVFIWWERRYRDRGRSPVLDFRLFSYPSYRNGVIITSLWFAAMPATFLVMTLYNQQGLGHPAVVVGMITIPYAIISAIIAWLSGRYTFSHATVLVIIGISVFLVGLVALALIARFVEPAHTPWAMAASLALCGVGPGLVMSANQMRTLMHVPLASAGVAGSFQQVGQRLGNAIGIAVATTVFYALVSSVPRTSGGLVDPNDPVALETYRTAFDASMVVLMLMCAFALVFAVLDHRQRRREAPFPKEASPTAGSSSATTNSEL, from the coding sequence ATGTCCGAAACGTCTTCCGCACCCTCGCGTGCCCACTCGCCCTGGGCGGGCTTCACCGTCTGCGCCTCGGTAGCGATCCTCACCATCCTCGACCTGGTCAAGGTCAACGTCATCCTCACCCCGCTGCAGTCCACACTCGGGGCGACGACGACGCAAACCCAGCTCATCGTGGCTGGTTACGTGTTGGCCTTCGGTATCACGCTCGTACCGGCCGGCAGGCTCGGTGATCAGTGGAACCGCAAGGCGATGTTCCTGCTGGGGCTCACCCTGTTCACCGTGGCCTCCTTGGCCTCGGCGCTCGCCCCCACCGCCGACGCCCTGGTCGTCGCTCGCATCATCCAGGGGCTGGCCGCCGGCGTGCTGATGCCGCAGGTGCTGGGCATGATCCAGACCCTCTTCCAGGGCCGCCAGCGTGGGCAGGCCTTCGGGATTTTTGGCGCTTCCATTGGCTTTGGCACCGCCTTCGGCCCCACCATCGGTGGGCTATTCATCGGAACCCTGGGTCCGGAACTGGGCTGGCGTTGGACCTTCGGGATGAATGTGCCGCTGGCCCTGATCATCGTGCCGTTGGCCATCCGACTGCTCCCCGGACGGCAGGCCCGCGACCGCAGCGCACGGGATAGCGCACGGGATCTGGACCTGGTGGGCGTTTCACTGCTGGCGGCCACCGTGCTGCTCGTCATGCTACCTTTCGTGCTCACCACCGGAACCGACCAGGACGCCCCAGCCCGCTGGTTCTTGCTCCTGGCCGGGGCAGCGCTTGCGGCGGTTTTCATCTGGTGGGAGCGCCGGTATCGGGATCGCGGCCGGTCACCCGTACTGGATTTCCGGCTCTTCTCCTACCCCTCATACCGCAACGGTGTGATCATCACGAGCCTGTGGTTTGCCGCCATGCCCGCCACCTTCCTGGTGATGACTTTGTACAACCAGCAGGGCCTGGGCCATCCCGCGGTAGTGGTCGGGATGATCACCATCCCGTACGCCATCATTTCCGCGATCATCGCCTGGCTGTCGGGGCGCTATACGTTCAGTCATGCCACCGTTCTGGTCATCATCGGAATCTCGGTATTCCTGGTGGGGCTGGTGGCGCTGGCGTTGATCGCCCGGTTTGTCGAACCCGCCCATACCCCCTGGGCTATGGCGGCGTCGCTGGCGCTATGCGGAGTCGGCCCCGGCCTGGTGATGTCGGCCAACCAGATGCGCACCCTGATGCATGTGCCGTTGGCTTCGGCCGGAGTCGCCGGGTCATTCCAGCAGGTCGGGCAGCGCCTCGGCAACGCGATCGGTATCGCGGTGGCTACCACCGTGTTCTACGCCCTGGTGTCGTCCGTGCCACGCACCAGCGGCGGACTGGTGGATCCGAACGATCCTGTCGCGCTGGAGACCTACCGAACGGCATTCGACGCCTCCATGGTCGTGTTGATGCTGATGTGCGCGTTTGCTCTGGTGTTTGCGGTGCTGGATCATCGCCAGCGACGTCGTGAGGCACCTTTTCCAAAGGAAGCCAGCCCGACAGCGGGCTCTTCGTCGGCGACCACCAACTCAGAACTGTGA
- the hisD gene encoding histidinol dehydrogenase, which yields MLTITDLRGTEITAEVLESVLPRAEVDVTAAVETVRPLLERVRAEGASAVLEIGEGFDGVRPALLRVAPDKLQRALDDLDPDVRAALEESIRRARLVHAAQRPADSTVELGEGAVVENHWLPVGRVGLYVPGGRAVYPSSVVMNVVPAQAAGVSSLAVTSPPQRDHHGDPHPVVLAACALLGVDEVYAAGGAQAIAMLAYGVEGCPGVDIITGPGNVYVAAAKRAVLGTVGIDAEAGPSEIAVLADDSANPAWVAADLISQSEHDPMAASVLITNSAELADQVVAEIEAQVPGATLEQQIRQALTGPQSRVLIVDDLDTGIAVANAYASEHLEIHTHDNEAVLANISNAGAVFVGPYSPVPLGDYSSGSNHVLPTSGSARFSSGLNTVSFLRLQQRIRYQETGLKELQRGIVALAHSEGLHAHGDAIDIRFD from the coding sequence ATGCTCACGATCACTGACCTACGCGGCACCGAGATCACCGCGGAGGTTTTGGAGTCTGTGTTGCCTCGCGCCGAGGTGGACGTCACCGCGGCCGTGGAGACGGTGCGCCCCCTGTTGGAGCGGGTGCGCGCCGAGGGTGCTTCCGCCGTGCTGGAGATCGGTGAAGGGTTCGACGGCGTGCGCCCGGCCTTGCTACGGGTGGCCCCGGACAAACTACAGCGGGCCCTCGACGACCTGGACCCCGACGTGCGGGCCGCCCTGGAAGAATCCATCCGCCGGGCCCGGCTGGTGCACGCCGCCCAGCGCCCGGCCGACTCCACGGTGGAACTCGGTGAGGGTGCCGTGGTGGAGAACCACTGGTTGCCGGTGGGACGCGTGGGCCTCTACGTGCCCGGCGGCCGAGCCGTATACCCGTCCTCAGTGGTGATGAATGTGGTGCCCGCCCAGGCTGCCGGGGTGTCTTCGCTGGCGGTGACCTCCCCGCCGCAGCGCGATCACCACGGTGACCCGCACCCGGTGGTGCTCGCTGCCTGTGCCCTGTTGGGAGTCGACGAAGTGTATGCCGCCGGCGGCGCCCAGGCCATCGCCATGCTCGCCTACGGTGTGGAAGGCTGCCCGGGCGTAGACATCATTACCGGGCCCGGCAATGTGTATGTGGCCGCCGCAAAACGGGCCGTGTTGGGCACGGTGGGCATCGACGCCGAGGCCGGTCCCTCCGAGATTGCGGTACTGGCCGATGATTCCGCGAACCCCGCTTGGGTGGCCGCGGACCTGATCAGCCAGTCCGAGCACGACCCGATGGCCGCTTCGGTCCTCATCACGAATTCCGCCGAACTGGCCGATCAGGTGGTCGCTGAAATCGAGGCCCAGGTGCCCGGCGCCACCCTCGAGCAGCAGATCCGGCAGGCACTCACCGGCCCGCAGTCCCGGGTGCTCATCGTGGACGATCTGGATACCGGCATCGCCGTCGCCAATGCCTATGCTTCCGAGCACCTGGAAATCCACACCCACGACAACGAGGCGGTGCTGGCGAACATCAGCAACGCCGGCGCCGTATTCGTCGGCCCGTACTCCCCGGTGCCTTTGGGGGACTATTCCTCCGGGTCCAACCACGTGCTGCCCACCTCCGGCTCAGCACGATTCTCCTCGGGCCTGAACACGGTCAGTTTCCTGCGGTTGCAGCAACGCATCCGGTATCAGGAGACCGGCCTGAAGGAGTTGCAGCGCGGAATTGTTGCGCTGGCTCACTCCGAGGGGCTGCACGCCCACGGCGACGCCATCGACATCCGCTTCGACTGA
- a CDS encoding MarR family winged helix-turn-helix transcriptional regulator gives MAQVMTRKKEKPDYRWLSEKESEIWRKVVAATMLTAPLLEADLQKAGSLSFFEFQVLSSLKDADGELTMSQLAERCNCSLSRLSHVARKLEERGAIDRSQATNDKRVTMALLTEQGKSEVTRVEGRYAESIRRRVLDSLTPEGMDAMETLAEALLANIDPSHWLIAEDDEY, from the coding sequence ATGGCACAGGTGATGACGCGCAAGAAGGAGAAGCCGGACTACCGCTGGCTGTCGGAGAAGGAAAGTGAAATCTGGCGGAAGGTGGTAGCTGCGACGATGCTCACCGCACCGTTGTTGGAAGCCGACCTTCAGAAGGCCGGATCGCTGAGCTTCTTCGAATTCCAAGTGCTGTCTTCGCTCAAGGACGCCGACGGTGAACTGACGATGTCGCAGCTGGCTGAGCGCTGCAACTGCTCGCTGTCGCGACTGTCGCACGTGGCCCGCAAGCTCGAAGAGCGCGGCGCCATTGATCGTAGCCAGGCCACCAATGACAAGCGAGTTACGATGGCGCTGCTCACCGAGCAGGGCAAGTCCGAAGTAACCCGCGTTGAGGGTCGCTACGCCGAATCGATTCGCCGTCGCGTGCTGGACTCCTTGACCCCCGAGGGCATGGACGCCATGGAAACGCTCGCCGAGGCGCTGCTGGCGAACATTGACCCGTCGCACTGGTTGATTGCCGAGGACGACGAGTACTGA
- a CDS encoding universal stress protein: MTIIVGYTPSEQAQAALDQGLRLARLSGENVVVVNAGPGGENRHASQLRDKDKVALQEKLQAASDVESEYRELLRGKSTVEEFVTLCAELDPSYVVIGNRKRSGFGRFMMGSVTDELLRALEHPVLCVKPSASPRPEHLPTVADPDVELAPETQLEQREQLEDLGEQPER, translated from the coding sequence ATGACGATCATCGTGGGGTACACCCCGTCCGAACAAGCACAGGCGGCCCTGGATCAGGGGTTGCGCCTGGCCCGGCTCTCCGGTGAGAACGTGGTGGTGGTCAATGCGGGCCCCGGTGGTGAAAACCGACACGCCTCGCAGTTGCGTGACAAGGACAAGGTGGCGCTGCAGGAGAAGCTACAGGCTGCGTCTGATGTGGAATCCGAGTACCGGGAGCTGCTGCGCGGGAAGTCCACGGTGGAGGAGTTTGTCACCCTGTGCGCGGAGCTGGACCCCTCGTATGTGGTGATCGGCAACCGCAAGCGTTCCGGATTCGGCCGGTTCATGATGGGGTCGGTGACCGATGAGCTGCTGCGCGCTCTGGAGCACCCGGTGCTGTGCGTGAAGCCCTCGGCCTCCCCGCGCCCGGAACACCTCCCCACGGTGGCCGACCCGGATGTGGAGCTCGCCCCCGAGACACAGCTCGAACAGCGCGAGCAGCTGGAGGATCTGGGCGAGCAACCCGAGCGCTGA
- a CDS encoding glutathione S-transferase family protein produces the protein MEQRASQSATGYISAGQEFTRDTQYIADRIVADVDAVRSAPTLESDKVGHIGGGLTAGAEAWPVEAGRYRLVAARACPWANRAIIVRRLLGLEDAISLGTPGPTHDMRSWTFDLDDDEKDPVLRTHWLMENYLRRFPGYPRGITVPAIVDVPTGAVVTNDYPQITLDFSTEWTQFHRDGAPDLLPEPLREEMHEVTTRIFTEVNNGVYRCGFAGSQDAYDSAYDRLFTALDWLEERLTDRRYLMGETITEVDVRLFTTLVRFDPVYHGHFKCNRNKLSEFPALWAYARDLFQTPGFGDTVDFSQIKDHYYIVHADVNPTGIVPKGPVLNEWLTAHRREDLGGSPFGDGTAPGPVRAEERVTAGHNPLVDAQG, from the coding sequence ATGGAACAACGCGCCTCCCAGTCAGCCACCGGCTACATCTCGGCGGGTCAGGAATTCACCCGCGACACCCAGTACATCGCCGATCGTATTGTTGCCGACGTCGACGCCGTCCGCTCCGCCCCCACCCTGGAATCGGACAAGGTGGGCCACATCGGTGGCGGACTCACCGCCGGCGCCGAGGCCTGGCCGGTGGAGGCCGGACGTTACCGCCTCGTGGCCGCCCGGGCCTGCCCCTGGGCCAACCGCGCCATCATCGTGCGCCGGCTGCTGGGCCTGGAGGACGCGATCTCGCTGGGCACCCCCGGTCCCACCCACGACATGCGCTCCTGGACCTTTGATCTTGACGACGACGAAAAAGACCCCGTGCTGCGCACCCACTGGCTGATGGAAAACTACCTGCGCCGCTTCCCCGGCTACCCGCGCGGAATCACTGTGCCGGCCATCGTGGACGTCCCCACCGGCGCGGTGGTCACCAACGACTACCCGCAGATCACCCTGGACTTCTCCACCGAGTGGACGCAGTTCCACCGCGACGGCGCCCCCGACCTGCTGCCCGAACCGTTACGCGAGGAGATGCACGAGGTCACCACTCGTATCTTCACCGAGGTCAATAACGGGGTGTATCGCTGCGGATTTGCCGGCTCCCAGGACGCATATGACTCAGCATATGACCGGCTGTTCACCGCACTCGACTGGCTCGAGGAGCGCCTCACCGACCGCCGCTACCTGATGGGGGAGACCATCACCGAGGTCGACGTGCGCCTGTTCACCACCCTGGTCCGATTCGATCCGGTCTACCACGGTCACTTCAAATGCAACCGCAACAAGCTCTCCGAATTCCCGGCCCTCTGGGCTTATGCGCGCGACCTGTTCCAGACTCCCGGCTTCGGCGACACCGTGGACTTCTCTCAGATCAAGGATCACTACTACATCGTCCACGCCGATGTGAACCCCACCGGCATCGTGCCGAAAGGACCCGTGCTGAACGAGTGGCTGACCGCCCACCGTCGCGAAGACCTCGGCGGCAGCCCCTTCGGCGACGGCACTGCGCCGGGCCCGGTGCGCGCGGAAGAGCGGGTCACCGCAGGGCACAACCCGTTGGTGGACGCGCAGGGCTAG
- a CDS encoding GNAT family N-acetyltransferase has protein sequence MQRSHPVPGPEIELRPMTVADLDVLWHWNHEVDDAAWQLWDAPYFSHGPRLKLSEFRSQNRHRIEHPHQRMILIDGAPVGFVSRYEEFPVGGGWWELGIVIFDPQWWGRGIGRRVLRLWTDRTFARSTGVHVITLTTWSGNERMIRSSHAVGYRECARIPEARFWRGRRWDSVKLALLRRDWAAQHSPSR, from the coding sequence ATGCAACGTTCGCATCCCGTGCCCGGCCCGGAGATCGAACTGCGCCCCATGACGGTCGCTGATCTGGACGTGTTGTGGCACTGGAATCACGAGGTCGACGACGCCGCCTGGCAGCTCTGGGACGCCCCCTATTTCTCCCACGGTCCGCGCCTGAAACTCAGCGAGTTTCGCTCGCAGAACCGCCACCGCATCGAGCACCCGCACCAGCGGATGATCCTCATCGACGGCGCCCCGGTGGGCTTCGTGTCCCGCTATGAGGAATTCCCCGTCGGCGGCGGCTGGTGGGAGCTCGGCATCGTCATCTTCGACCCCCAGTGGTGGGGCCGGGGCATCGGCCGGCGCGTGCTTCGCCTGTGGACGGACCGAACCTTCGCCCGCAGCACTGGCGTGCACGTCATCACCCTGACCACCTGGTCCGGCAACGAGCGCATGATCCGCTCTTCCCACGCGGTGGGCTATCGCGAATGCGCCCGGATCCCGGAGGCCCGCTTCTGGCGCGGCCGCCGCTGGGACTCGGTCAAACTCGCCCTGCTGCGCCGCGACTGGGCGGCGCAGCATTCGCCCTCGCGCTAA
- a CDS encoding transporter substrate-binding domain-containing protein gives MRRRPSTMITLLGCGGFVMALTGCQSTADGPGDTDATGESSSAAVASPALEDGELQICFTGDYRPFSYVDPETEELEGIDVTLMSDLAETLEVDSIEWVQTTWSDLMTDFLDRCDLAVGGISLTEERAEQVAFTEPLIEGGKAAITTCGREEEFDTIEEINTTDTTVITPIGGTNEEFADENFAQAEIIRFGDNNTIFDQIVAGDADVMVTDAPEVVWAAHEHETLCQVNADEPFSEAALAYMLPQNDTALQDAVGAWVEEIFADGTWDGAVEEWFGADSVFAAEHHD, from the coding sequence ATGCGCCGTCGTCCATCCACCATGATCACTCTGCTCGGATGCGGCGGGTTCGTTATGGCACTCACCGGTTGTCAGTCCACTGCGGACGGTCCCGGTGACACCGACGCAACGGGTGAATCCTCCTCGGCTGCGGTGGCGTCGCCGGCGCTGGAAGACGGCGAACTGCAGATCTGCTTCACCGGAGACTACCGGCCCTTCAGCTACGTGGATCCCGAGACCGAGGAACTCGAAGGGATCGATGTGACGCTGATGTCCGATCTCGCGGAGACCCTCGAAGTAGACAGTATCGAGTGGGTGCAGACCACCTGGTCGGATTTGATGACGGACTTCCTGGATCGCTGCGACCTCGCCGTGGGCGGTATTTCGCTGACCGAGGAGCGGGCGGAGCAGGTCGCGTTCACAGAACCACTCATCGAGGGCGGCAAGGCTGCCATTACCACCTGTGGGCGCGAAGAGGAGTTCGACACGATCGAGGAGATCAATACCACCGACACCACCGTGATCACCCCCATCGGCGGCACGAACGAGGAGTTCGCCGACGAGAATTTCGCGCAGGCGGAGATCATCCGGTTCGGTGACAACAACACGATCTTCGATCAGATCGTCGCCGGCGATGCAGACGTGATGGTGACCGATGCCCCCGAGGTGGTGTGGGCCGCGCACGAGCACGAGACGCTGTGCCAGGTCAACGCAGACGAGCCCTTCTCCGAGGCGGCGCTCGCGTACATGCTGCCGCAGAACGACACCGCGCTGCAGGACGCGGTCGGAGCCTGGGTGGAGGAGATCTTCGCGGACGGCACCTGGGACGGGGCCGTCGAGGAGTGGTTCGGCGCGGACTCAGTGTTTGCCGCCGAGCACCATGACTGA
- a CDS encoding MBL fold metallo-hydrolase, with translation MSLTEQITPLVTAITAANSSGMTLQGTTTYLVADPESDTVVLVDPGPRQGAEAHADAVEEALDGRAVELILVTHRHEDHTGAVDVFARRFAAPVRAGDRTWCREAEPLIPNLVLEVAGTVISVVHSPGHTSDSYCFWLPEDDGERGRREHEDGDGPEADAAEASMLTGDTILGEGTTMLDHPDGTLADYLASLELLRLIGEDIPTRVLPAHGPLRWDLASAAQEYVEHREGRLDQIRSMVAEQRQDATALARVLAVADQDGATGTALEGMESADAMDVLESLMARIYPQLPEVVRGPARRTLAAHLRYLGEAAGSDVGDAGDGSSPR, from the coding sequence ATGAGCCTCACCGAGCAGATCACACCCTTGGTCACCGCGATCACCGCCGCCAATTCTTCCGGGATGACCCTGCAGGGCACCACCACGTATCTGGTGGCCGATCCGGAGTCGGACACGGTGGTGCTGGTGGACCCGGGGCCGCGGCAGGGCGCGGAAGCCCATGCGGATGCGGTAGAAGAAGCGTTGGACGGGCGTGCGGTGGAGCTGATTCTGGTGACGCATCGTCACGAGGACCACACCGGCGCCGTCGATGTGTTTGCGCGGCGATTTGCCGCGCCGGTGCGTGCCGGGGATCGGACTTGGTGCCGGGAGGCGGAGCCGCTGATTCCGAACCTGGTGTTGGAGGTGGCCGGCACGGTGATCTCGGTGGTGCACTCCCCGGGGCACACCTCGGATTCGTACTGTTTCTGGTTACCCGAGGACGACGGCGAGCGCGGCAGGCGCGAGCATGAAGACGGCGACGGTCCGGAGGCGGATGCTGCAGAGGCGAGCATGCTCACCGGCGACACGATTCTGGGGGAGGGCACCACGATGCTCGATCACCCGGACGGCACCCTGGCGGATTATCTGGCGAGCCTGGAGTTGCTGCGGCTGATCGGTGAGGACATTCCCACCCGGGTGCTGCCGGCTCACGGCCCGCTGCGCTGGGATCTGGCCAGTGCCGCCCAGGAGTACGTGGAGCACCGGGAAGGGCGGTTGGATCAGATCCGGAGCATGGTGGCTGAGCAGCGCCAGGATGCCACCGCCCTGGCTCGCGTGCTCGCCGTCGCCGATCAGGACGGAGCCACGGGCACTGCGCTGGAGGGCATGGAGTCGGCAGATGCGATGGACGTCCTGGAATCCCTGATGGCGCGGATCTATCCGCAGCTGCCGGAGGTGGTGCGGGGCCCGGCTCGGCGCACGCTGGCGGCGCATCTGCGCTACCTGGGTGAGGCGGCAGGCTCGGATGTGGGCGACGCGGGCGACGGTTCATCGCCCCGGTAG
- a CDS encoding YchJ family protein, translating to MPRDDDPCLCGAEAVWTECCGAVLAGRRDAATAEALMRSRYCAFVVGDAEYLLASWASATRPQQLSLEPGIDWRRLRILDTVAGSPEDETGVVEFVAHYREPDGTRAMQRERSRFLREGEARAWRYLDAAELSTG from the coding sequence ATGCCCCGCGACGACGATCCCTGCCTGTGTGGCGCCGAAGCCGTGTGGACCGAATGTTGCGGTGCCGTGCTGGCCGGACGTCGGGATGCGGCCACGGCGGAGGCGCTGATGCGCAGCCGCTACTGCGCGTTCGTCGTCGGCGATGCTGAGTATCTGCTGGCCAGTTGGGCCTCGGCGACGCGTCCACAGCAGTTGAGCCTGGAGCCCGGGATCGACTGGAGGCGACTGCGGATTCTGGATACGGTGGCCGGCAGCCCAGAGGACGAGACCGGGGTGGTGGAGTTCGTGGCGCACTATCGCGAACCGGATGGGACCCGGGCGATGCAGCGGGAGCGCTCCCGGTTTCTGCGCGAGGGCGAGGCGCGTGCGTGGCGCTATCTGGATGCCGCGGAGCTGTCGACCGGCTGA